One stretch of Zhihengliuella flava DNA includes these proteins:
- a CDS encoding C40 family peptidase, with the protein MAQRHTLPVACASFALIAGATITGTAAAAQPAPVGTAVVPAAFLPASPATDQLPSPAQIAAAQDDPAELKALIERVESMISTASNRVADAEVAALTDQESATAAELVLQERRAAAEEARTNADAALEYFETSKTAVGQLAGDLYRNGGVNPAVTALLTQSDSNDVLYKTSTMTALASNRATTLASATEAAQLWAAWEDYAAATEAAAAEAAEDSEAALAEAQREQEVYAQALSEQEAAHDDLINALASLRQTTVEEEEARMAARAAEEREERLAAAEAAGDTAPSYQPAAVPSDDAGLTPPPAVPDSGSGSGSSLVPRPTTPPTTTPEPSRPETTPPPTSRPTVRPTPTPTPQPTSRPTTRPTPTPTPTPTPTRTATPTPTPTPTPKPTPKPTPKPTPKPTQPPSGSGSGVYEPAISWAINIAQDDRYTYLYGGNPPWQYDCSLFTQTAFRQGGASLPRTSTQQYFGAPAHVPLSQLKRGDLVFSSSNGGASFYHVAIYLGNGQVVHARNPSVGISVTPLSYVNNIHPYAARY; encoded by the coding sequence ATGGCCCAGCGGCACACTCTGCCCGTTGCGTGCGCTTCGTTCGCCTTGATCGCCGGAGCCACCATCACGGGCACCGCGGCCGCCGCGCAGCCCGCGCCGGTGGGCACCGCCGTCGTCCCCGCCGCGTTCCTGCCGGCCAGCCCCGCCACAGATCAGCTACCCAGCCCGGCGCAGATCGCCGCGGCCCAGGACGATCCGGCCGAGCTCAAGGCGCTCATTGAGCGCGTCGAGTCCATGATCTCCACGGCAAGCAACCGCGTCGCCGACGCCGAGGTGGCCGCGCTGACGGATCAGGAATCGGCCACGGCCGCCGAACTGGTGCTGCAGGAGCGGCGCGCGGCAGCCGAAGAGGCGCGCACGAACGCGGACGCAGCCCTGGAATACTTCGAGACCAGCAAGACGGCGGTCGGCCAATTGGCGGGCGATCTGTACCGCAACGGCGGCGTCAACCCCGCCGTGACGGCGCTTCTGACGCAGAGCGACTCCAACGACGTCTTGTACAAGACGTCCACGATGACGGCGCTGGCCAGCAACCGTGCCACCACCTTGGCCTCCGCCACGGAGGCCGCCCAGCTGTGGGCCGCGTGGGAGGATTACGCCGCGGCCACCGAGGCCGCCGCCGCCGAGGCCGCGGAGGACTCCGAGGCGGCCCTCGCCGAGGCCCAGCGCGAGCAGGAGGTCTACGCGCAGGCGCTCTCCGAGCAGGAGGCCGCGCACGACGACCTCATCAACGCGCTCGCCTCCCTGCGCCAGACCACCGTCGAGGAGGAAGAGGCGCGCATGGCCGCCCGGGCCGCGGAGGAGCGCGAGGAGCGCCTGGCCGCCGCCGAGGCCGCCGGGGATACGGCCCCGTCCTACCAGCCGGCTGCGGTGCCCTCCGACGATGCCGGCCTGACCCCGCCGCCGGCCGTGCCGGACTCCGGCTCGGGTTCCGGTTCCAGCCTGGTTCCCCGCCCGACGACGCCGCCGACCACCACTCCGGAGCCCTCGCGCCCCGAGACCACGCCGCCACCGACGTCCCGTCCGACGGTTCGGCCGACGCCCACCCCGACGCCGCAGCCCACCTCGCGCCCCACCACCCGGCCGACGCCCACTCCCACGCCCACGCCGACGCCGACGCGCACGGCCACTCCCACCCCGACGCCGACGCCAACGCCGAAGCCCACCCCCAAACCGACGCCCAAGCCGACGCCGAAACCCACCCAGCCGCCGTCGGGCTCGGGCAGCGGGGTGTATGAGCCGGCCATCTCCTGGGCCATTAACATCGCTCAGGATGACCGCTACACCTACCTCTACGGCGGCAACCCGCCGTGGCAGTACGACTGCTCCCTGTTCACGCAGACCGCGTTCCGGCAGGGCGGTGCCTCCCTGCCGCGCACGTCCACGCAGCAGTACTTCGGCGCCCCGGCGCACGTGCCGCTCAGCCAGCTCAAGCGCGGCGATCTAGTGTTCTCCTCCTCCAACGGTGGGGCCTCCTTCTACCACGTCGCCATCTACCTGGGGAACGGGCAGGTCGTCCATGCCCGCAACCCCAGCGTGGGCATTTCCGTCACCCCGCTGAGCTACGTGAACAACATTCACCCCTACGCCGCGCGCTACTAA
- a CDS encoding cation diffusion facilitator family transporter — protein sequence MGHDHGHSHGLSGGTATGRHKRRLAAVVVITLLGVCGQLIGAALSGSLALLADAGHMLSDAAGVGIALFAAWAAARPATAKRTFGFQRAEVLAALANATILVVIAVVVTVEAIGRFGTAAEVATQPMLAAACIGLAANFISLAILHKGRTASVNLRGAYLEVLGDTLGSAAVIVAALIMMMADAPWADPVASLVIAAMILPRAWSLMREVVDVLLEATPRNIDLDEVREHLLSVEGVVDVHDLHAWTITSGVPVCSAHIVLDAEHFSASRADEVLDALSSCLGSHFDTEHCTFQLEPAEHTRHEHPTHD from the coding sequence ATGGGACACGATCACGGACATTCGCATGGCCTGAGCGGCGGGACGGCCACCGGGCGGCACAAGCGGCGCCTCGCCGCCGTCGTCGTCATCACCCTGCTCGGCGTGTGTGGGCAGCTGATCGGTGCCGCGCTCTCCGGCTCCCTCGCCCTCTTGGCCGACGCGGGACACATGCTCTCCGACGCCGCCGGCGTGGGCATCGCACTGTTCGCCGCGTGGGCGGCGGCGCGGCCAGCCACCGCCAAGCGCACCTTCGGTTTCCAGCGGGCCGAGGTACTGGCGGCGCTCGCCAATGCGACGATTCTGGTGGTGATCGCCGTCGTGGTCACGGTCGAGGCCATCGGCCGGTTCGGCACCGCCGCGGAGGTCGCGACCCAGCCCATGCTGGCCGCGGCATGTATCGGGCTGGCCGCCAACTTCATCTCCCTCGCCATCCTGCACAAGGGGCGCACCGCCAGCGTGAACCTGCGCGGCGCCTACCTCGAAGTCCTCGGGGACACGCTTGGCTCGGCCGCGGTGATCGTCGCCGCGCTCATCATGATGATGGCGGACGCCCCGTGGGCCGATCCGGTGGCCTCACTGGTCATCGCGGCGATGATCCTGCCGCGAGCGTGGTCCCTCATGCGTGAGGTGGTGGACGTGCTCCTCGAGGCCACGCCGCGGAACATCGACCTCGACGAGGTGCGCGAACACCTGCTCAGCGTCGAGGGGGTCGTCGACGTGCACGACCTGCACGCGTGGACCATCACGTCCGGTGTGCCCGTCTGCTCCGCGCACATCGTCTTGGACGCCGAGCACTTTTCCGCTAGCCGCGCCGACGAGGTCCTGGATGCGCTGAGCTCCTGCCTCGGCTCCCACTTCGACACCGAGCACTGCACCTTCCAGTTAGAGCCGGCGGAGCACACGCGGCACGAGCACCCGACGCACGATTAA
- a CDS encoding metallopeptidase family protein, protein MAFEMDDDAFADAVERALDEIPPQLREMMDNVAIFIEDRYEPGPHEDPDTVLLGLYDGVPLTERGMDWGDVPMPDRIFIYQEPILQMCDSEEEVIDEVTITMVHEVAHHFGIDDATLHELGWG, encoded by the coding sequence ATGGCCTTCGAGATGGACGACGACGCGTTTGCCGACGCCGTCGAGCGCGCCCTGGACGAGATCCCGCCGCAGCTGAGGGAGATGATGGACAACGTCGCCATCTTCATCGAGGACCGCTACGAACCGGGGCCCCACGAGGACCCAGACACCGTGCTGCTGGGCCTCTACGACGGCGTCCCACTCACCGAACGCGGCATGGACTGGGGCGACGTGCCCATGCCGGACCGCATCTTCATCTACCAAGAGCCGATCCTGCAGATGTGCGATTCCGAGGAGGAGGTCATTGACGAGGTGACCATCACCATGGTCCACGAGGTGGCCCACCACTTCGGCATCGACGACGCCACCCTGCACGAGCTCGGGTGGGGTTAA
- a CDS encoding Asp23/Gls24 family envelope stress response protein, whose product MDREHLPPPGPSAPPAADAELVPEAAQLSQAAVERLAASAARGVDGVSSLGTGAGRAFGALRGRVAGQHEDPAVGVTAEVGREEVAVDLTLIAEYGRPLHDVAADVRAAVFSAVGDITGLRVIEVNVDISDVHLRAAEETTPAITAEPAAATPPATEPPTHRPLEGDRA is encoded by the coding sequence ATGGATCGCGAGCACCTCCCGCCGCCGGGCCCCAGTGCGCCGCCCGCCGCGGACGCCGAGCTCGTTCCCGAGGCCGCGCAGCTCTCTCAGGCCGCCGTCGAGCGGCTCGCGGCCTCCGCCGCCCGCGGAGTTGACGGAGTCTCTTCGCTCGGTACCGGAGCCGGCCGGGCCTTCGGCGCCCTGCGCGGGCGCGTGGCTGGCCAGCACGAGGATCCCGCCGTGGGCGTCACCGCCGAGGTGGGCCGTGAAGAAGTCGCCGTGGATCTGACGCTCATCGCCGAGTATGGGCGCCCGCTGCACGACGTCGCTGCCGACGTCCGCGCCGCCGTGTTCAGTGCCGTCGGGGACATCACCGGCCTGCGCGTCATCGAAGTCAACGTGGACATTTCAGACGTGCACCTGCGCGCCGCGGAGGAGACGACGCCGGCCATCACCGCCGAGCCCGCGGCGGCCACACCGCCCGCTACCGAGCCACCTACCCACCGCCCACTTGAGGGAGACCGCGCATGA
- a CDS encoding protein-tyrosine phosphatase family protein produces MNQTPRGLNRTLLIIIGLLLTLTGLHGLLLVALPRTYAEGWHTVATAAQSQVEDLLEATTLAGQQDSWLWIVVVLVMIALVLLMAGWIAVQGRGRAGVFVRGQCGGPDDGAAADGTSGAARRAVPGTVTLSASVPEQFMRQALAGRNDLVSVHVSTWEPVRTGSADAAWRGHGAGLQIKVQPRLGAAPRRIAEDIAQTVQHMDAALGQHGPVVIHLAAGARTRMSRAERVR; encoded by the coding sequence GTGAACCAGACTCCCCGCGGCTTGAACCGCACGCTGTTGATCATCATCGGGCTGCTGCTGACGCTGACCGGCCTGCACGGCCTGCTCTTGGTGGCCCTGCCGCGCACCTACGCCGAGGGCTGGCACACCGTCGCCACCGCCGCGCAGAGCCAAGTGGAGGACCTCCTGGAGGCCACCACTCTGGCCGGGCAGCAGGACTCCTGGCTGTGGATTGTGGTGGTGTTGGTCATGATCGCGCTCGTCCTGTTGATGGCTGGCTGGATTGCGGTGCAGGGCCGCGGCCGCGCCGGAGTTTTTGTGCGCGGCCAGTGCGGTGGGCCGGACGACGGCGCCGCTGCCGACGGTACGTCCGGCGCCGCCCGCCGCGCGGTCCCGGGCACCGTGACGCTGTCCGCGTCGGTGCCGGAGCAGTTTATGCGGCAGGCCTTGGCCGGCCGGAACGATCTGGTCTCCGTCCATGTCAGCACGTGGGAACCGGTGCGCACTGGCTCCGCGGACGCCGCGTGGCGTGGCCACGGGGCGGGTCTGCAGATCAAGGTGCAGCCCCGACTGGGCGCGGCACCGCGACGGATCGCGGAAGACATCGCGCAGACGGTGCAGCACATGGATGCGGCCCTCGGTCAGCACGGCCCGGTGGTGATCCACCTCGCGGCGGGCGCGCGCACGCGCATGTCCCGGGCCGAGCGCGTCCGCTAG
- a CDS encoding Ig-like domain-containing protein codes for MYFVSGSSSTAQVYRVNAEDLGSSAAVAEKVGPLISSGQALNSMAFATDGYLYIAGNGAGLLRVNPVTGEVLEQRPLDFTLTDLASRAVPYTGSASIELPDGRSNPEDQFTVSIDGGGIETGNTDTTEGDGTSGEVGPILLLPGETYSINVTPEGNTNPESYTSTWQCVDPISGEVLASGEGMSGEFTVPASSQNTECSFTVTPYVEPVAQDDESLNNEPGSSVVVDVLGNDQGDLDPSSVQILDGEGAPVSELTVPGEGTWTVNPENGNITFAPEDGFEGNPTPITYQVTDGADNTVTAEVVVTYKPVAQDDESLNNEPGSSVVVDVLGNDQGDLDPSSVQILDGEGAPVSELTVPGEGTWTVNPENGNITFAPEDGFEGNPTPITYQVTDGADNTVTAEVVVTYKPVAQDDESLNNEPGSSVVVDVLGNDQGDLDPSSVQILDGEGAPVSELTVPGEGTWTVNPENGNITFAPEDGFEGNPTPITYQVTDGADNTVTAEVVVTYKPVAQDDESLNNEPGSSVVVDVLGNDQGDLDPSSVQILDGEGAPVSELTVPGEGTWTVNPENGNITFAPEDGFEGNPTPITYQVTDGADNTVTAEVVVTYKPVAQDDESLNNEPGSSVVVDVLGNDQGDLDPSSVQILDGEGAPVSELTVPGEGTWTVNPENGNITFAPEDGFEGNPTPITYQVTDGADNTVTAEVVVTYKPVAQDDESLNNEPGSSVVVDVLGNDQGDLDPSSVQILDGEGAPVSELTVPGEGTWTVNPENGNITFAPEDGFEGNPTPITYQVTDGADNTVTAEVVVTYKPVAQDDESLNNEPGSSVVVDVLGNDQGDLDPSSVQILDGEGAPVSELTVPGEGTWTVNPENGNITFAPEDGFEGNPTPITYQVTDGADNTVTAEVVVTYKPVAQDDESLNNEPGSSVVVDVLGNDQGDLDPSSVQILDGEGAPVSELTVPGEGTWTVNPENGNITFAPEDGFEGNPTPITYQVTDGADNTVTAEVVVTYKPVAQDDESLNNEPGSSVVVDVLGNDQGDLDPSSVQILDGEGAPVSELTVPGEGTWTVNPENGNITFAPEDGFEGNPTPITYQVTDGADNTVTAEVVVTYKPVAQDDEPDNGGVEQPDNGGTEQPDNGGAEQPEKGQLAQTGATTALLAVFGLGSVILGAIIMVLRRRRLS; via the coding sequence ATGTACTTCGTTTCCGGAAGCAGTTCGACCGCCCAGGTATACCGTGTCAACGCTGAGGATCTCGGCTCCAGCGCAGCTGTTGCAGAAAAGGTCGGGCCGCTGATCTCCTCAGGGCAGGCTCTTAACTCGATGGCTTTTGCCACGGACGGGTACTTGTACATCGCCGGCAACGGTGCTGGTCTGTTGCGCGTCAATCCTGTGACTGGCGAGGTGCTGGAACAACGCCCCCTAGACTTCACGCTGACCGACTTGGCGTCGCGTGCGGTTCCTTACACGGGCTCGGCGTCTATTGAGCTGCCGGACGGCAGGAGTAACCCGGAGGATCAATTCACCGTATCTATTGACGGGGGTGGGATCGAAACAGGGAATACGGACACCACAGAAGGCGATGGCACGTCAGGTGAAGTAGGGCCGATCCTTCTGCTTCCTGGTGAGACCTACTCAATTAACGTAACTCCGGAGGGAAACACCAACCCGGAGTCGTACACCAGCACATGGCAGTGTGTGGACCCAATTTCGGGGGAAGTCCTTGCTTCCGGTGAAGGTATGTCTGGTGAGTTCACTGTTCCGGCCTCATCGCAAAACACTGAATGCTCGTTTACGGTTACCCCGTATGTAGAGCCGGTTGCTCAGGATGATGAGTCGTTGAATAACGAGCCGGGTTCGAGTGTGGTTGTTGACGTGCTCGGTAATGATCAGGGTGACTTGGATCCGTCGAGTGTTCAGATTCTTGATGGTGAGGGCGCTCCGGTGAGCGAGCTGACTGTTCCGGGTGAGGGGACGTGGACGGTGAACCCGGAGAACGGGAACATCACGTTTGCTCCGGAGGATGGTTTCGAGGGCAATCCGACGCCGATTACTTACCAGGTCACTGATGGTGCTGATAACACGGTCACGGCTGAGGTTGTTGTGACGTACAAGCCGGTTGCTCAGGATGATGAGTCGTTGAATAACGAGCCGGGTTCGAGTGTGGTTGTTGACGTGCTCGGTAATGATCAGGGTGACTTGGATCCGTCGAGTGTTCAGATTCTTGATGGTGAGGGCGCTCCGGTGAGCGAGCTGACTGTTCCGGGTGAGGGGACGTGGACGGTGAACCCGGAGAACGGGAACATCACGTTTGCTCCGGAGGATGGTTTCGAGGGCAATCCGACGCCGATTACTTACCAGGTCACTGATGGTGCTGATAACACGGTCACGGCTGAGGTTGTTGTGACGTACAAGCCGGTTGCTCAGGATGATGAGTCGTTGAATAACGAGCCGGGTTCGAGTGTGGTTGTTGACGTGCTCGGTAATGATCAGGGTGACTTGGATCCGTCGAGTGTTCAGATTCTTGATGGTGAGGGCGCTCCGGTGAGCGAGCTGACTGTTCCGGGTGAGGGGACGTGGACGGTGAACCCGGAGAACGGGAACATCACGTTTGCTCCGGAGGATGGTTTCGAGGGCAATCCGACGCCGATTACTTACCAGGTCACTGATGGTGCTGATAACACGGTCACGGCTGAGGTTGTTGTGACGTACAAGCCGGTTGCTCAGGATGATGAGTCGTTGAATAACGAGCCGGGTTCGAGTGTGGTTGTTGACGTGCTCGGTAATGATCAGGGTGACTTGGATCCGTCGAGTGTTCAGATTCTTGATGGTGAGGGCGCTCCGGTGAGCGAGCTGACTGTTCCGGGTGAGGGGACGTGGACGGTGAACCCGGAGAACGGGAACATCACGTTTGCTCCGGAGGATGGTTTCGAGGGCAATCCGACGCCGATTACTTACCAGGTCACTGATGGTGCTGATAACACGGTCACGGCTGAGGTTGTTGTGACGTACAAGCCGGTTGCTCAGGATGATGAGTCGTTGAATAACGAGCCGGGTTCGAGTGTGGTTGTTGACGTGCTCGGTAATGATCAGGGTGACTTGGATCCGTCGAGTGTTCAGATTCTTGATGGTGAGGGCGCTCCGGTGAGCGAGCTGACTGTTCCGGGTGAGGGGACGTGGACGGTGAACCCGGAGAACGGGAACATCACGTTTGCTCCGGAGGATGGTTTCGAGGGCAATCCGACGCCGATTACTTACCAGGTCACTGATGGTGCTGATAACACGGTCACGGCTGAGGTTGTTGTGACGTACAAGCCGGTTGCTCAGGATGATGAGTCGTTGAATAACGAGCCGGGTTCGAGTGTGGTTGTTGACGTGCTCGGTAATGATCAGGGTGACTTGGATCCGTCGAGTGTTCAGATTCTTGATGGTGAGGGCGCTCCGGTGAGCGAGCTGACTGTTCCGGGTGAGGGGACGTGGACGGTGAACCCGGAGAACGGGAACATCACGTTTGCTCCGGAGGATGGTTTCGAGGGCAATCCGACGCCGATTACTTACCAGGTCACTGATGGTGCTGATAACACGGTCACGGCTGAGGTTGTTGTGACGTACAAGCCGGTTGCTCAGGATGATGAGTCGTTGAATAACGAGCCGGGTTCGAGTGTGGTTGTTGACGTGCTCGGTAATGATCAGGGTGACTTGGATCCGTCGAGTGTTCAGATTCTTGATGGTGAGGGCGCTCCGGTGAGCGAGCTGACTGTTCCGGGTGAGGGGACGTGGACGGTGAACCCGGAGAACGGGAACATCACGTTTGCTCCGGAGGATGGTTTCGAGGGCAATCCGACGCCGATTACTTACCAGGTCACTGATGGTGCTGATAACACGGTCACGGCTGAGGTTGTTGTGACGTACAAGCCGGTTGCTCAGGATGATGAGTCGTTGAATAACGAGCCGGGTTCGAGTGTGGTTGTTGACGTGCTCGGTAATGATCAGGGTGACTTGGATCCGTCGAGTGTTCAGATTCTTGATGGTGAGGGCGCTCCGGTGAGCGAGCTGACTGTTCCGGGTGAGGGGACGTGGACGGTGAACCCGGAGAACGGGAACATCACGTTTGCTCCGGAGGATGGTTTCGAGGGCAATCCGACGCCGATTACTTACCAGGTCACTGATGGTGCTGATAACACGGTCACGGCTGAGGTTGTTGTGACGTACAAGCCGGTTGCTCAGGATGATGAGTCGTTGAATAACGAGCCGGGTTCGAGTGTGGTTGTTGACGTGCTCGGTAATGATCAGGGTGACTTGGATCCGTCGAGTGTTCAGATTCTTGATGGTGAGGGCGCTCCGGTGAGCGAGCTGACTGTTCCGGGTGAGGGGACGTGGACGGTGAACCCGGAGAACGGGAACATCACGTTTGCTCCGGAGGATGGTTTCGAGGGCAATCCGACGCCGATTACTTACCAGGTCACTGATGGTGCTGATAACACGGTCACGGCTGAGGTTGTTGTGACGTACAAGCCGGTTGCTCAGGATGATGAACCTGACAACGGTGGTGTTGAGCAGCCTGACAACGGTGGTACTGAGCAGCCCGATAACGGTGGTGCTGAGCAGCCGGAAAAGGGCCAGTTGGCCCAGACGGGTGCGACGACGGCGCTGCTGGCCGTATTTGGTCTAGGCAGTGTAATTCTGGGGGCGATCATCATGGTGCTCCGTCGGCGTCGTCTGAGCTAG